Below is a genomic region from Halomicroarcula saliterrae.
AAGCGTCTCACTGATCGGGCGGGAATTGAATTAGACGATGACACCCACGGATATCTCGCTCCTCATGGGGCTCGTCGAGCGGCTGGTGAAGTAATGGTCCGAAAATACGGACATGGTGAAGCTGCCCGACTGCTGGATAACTCTGAGCAGGTTGTTCGAGAGCACTACTCACATATCGAGGCCGGAGAGCTCGCTGATCTCGCTGCTGAAGCCTTCGACGAAGCCCCACAATCTGATAATCAAGATTCTACTGAGTAGATTCCGTCTTTTTTGTGCCTCAATGGATTATACGGATAATCCGCAGCAATCGGGATTACTGATGTTAGCTGGATTAAACAGATTATCCAGGTAATCCAAATTATCCCCGACATGTGGACTGACGGATTATCTTGATTATCTGGATTATATAGATTATCCGTATTTCACTCTGTTCCAGAGTCCCCTCACATACGTATTATCCGTATAATCCAGTATGGTCAAAGTTCCCTTAGAACGCTAAACACTCCGTATATACTGTGTCTGACGTAATTTTATAAGATTGGCTGTCACAGAGAGATAATGTAGATAACACGGATGGGTCGGATAAGACGGGTAATCCGGATAATACGACTAATACAAACAATCCATGACGTTTAGAGTTACAATATCAATGCAGAAGGGCGGCGTTGGAAAGTCGACGACCAGTATCAATACCGCAGGGGCGCTGAATGCCAGAGGCCACGATGTTCTGGTCGTCGACGCCGACCCACAAGGGGGTGCAACACTCAAAATGGGGCTTCGAGAGGAGTACCGGTCTGGTGAGTTTGCGTTGTTTGACGTTCTCAGCGATATGGGCGACCTCACGTATGATGATTTAGACCAGTTAATTATCGACTCTGCAGAGTTCGATATCGTCCCAAGCCACCTGAAGAACTTCAACCTCGAAAAATACCTGTACTCCGAAGCTGGCGGCCACGAATCTTTGCGAAAGGCCGTAGATCGGCTGGACACAGATTACGACTTCATCGTCATTGACAGTCCGCCAAACCTTGGCCCACTTTCTGACGGGGCACTAATAGCAGCTGAAAACGTCCTGTTCCCGAGTCATCCCAACACGATTGCGCGAGACAGTCTGGAGATACTGTTCGAGGAGATAGATACAATCGAGGCGAAATTCGACCAGTACAGTATCACGACGCTTGGAGCCGTACTCAATGAAGTTCCGTCTCAAGGTAATGTCGCTCGTGAGGTCGAGGAGTGGTTTTTCGAGACTTTCGGTGAAGACCATGTCTTCGATGTTCCCGAACGCGATGTCGTAGAACACGCGATAGAATATCGGACATCGATATTCGAGTACGACCCTGAAGATGCCGGATATCCATGGGATGACGGTCCCCAGCAGGATGTGATCGCAGCGTACGACCGTATCGCGGATCACCTGGAGCAATACCAATGAGCGACGATAACCCACTGATGGACCGGTTTGAGGAGCATAAACCTCAGAGCAGTGACGAGGATGAAGACTCCTCAACGGGCGACGAGACAGCGTCTTCGGATAATACGGATAACTTGGACAATACAGAAGCGGTACAAGCAGAGGAGACAACCGAGACCTCGTCGAAAAACAGCGAATCGGACAGTGAGACCTCCGGTGATTCTAACTCATCGGATACTGATACCAGACGGTCGAGGCCGCATACTGCGATTTACATTTCAGAGGATCTCGTGGAGAAAGTCGACGAGCGATACCGGAAGATCAATGGCCAGCTGATGATCGACGGCAAGGAAGAAATCGAGAAGCACAAACACTTCTTTGAAGGTCTGATCAAGGCTGGTCTAGATCATGATGATCTTGAGGAGATTGTTTTGAATCAGCGCAACAAATAGATTTGAAGATAACCCACTTACTGCCCACATCGCTTCTGGTGAATATCAGTTCCGAGAGGTTGACAGGTACTGATATATACCTCAGCCATCGATATACCACAGCG
It encodes:
- a CDS encoding ParA family protein; this encodes MTFRVTISMQKGGVGKSTTSINTAGALNARGHDVLVVDADPQGGATLKMGLREEYRSGEFALFDVLSDMGDLTYDDLDQLIIDSAEFDIVPSHLKNFNLEKYLYSEAGGHESLRKAVDRLDTDYDFIVIDSPPNLGPLSDGALIAAENVLFPSHPNTIARDSLEILFEEIDTIEAKFDQYSITTLGAVLNEVPSQGNVAREVEEWFFETFGEDHVFDVPERDVVEHAIEYRTSIFEYDPEDAGYPWDDGPQQDVIAAYDRIADHLEQYQ